The Lytechinus pictus isolate F3 Inbred chromosome 14, Lp3.0, whole genome shotgun sequence genomic sequence TTCCTTTCAGACATCAGAAACTGGGTGACACAAGGACCCCTTGGCGTCCGACAAAATTATGCTTTGCAAACAGCATTGAAGAAAGTACCTACACGCATTGCAtgaattattgtatttttctgtttaatcattaaaaaaaaacctctcaCCTCTCCTCTCCCGTCCGTCTCTTAATGGAGTATCAAAGAATTTAGATTCACCCAACCCTTATACAATGCAAAAACTAATGGATTGGGGTGGGGTGAGTTGCAGATGGCATCGCTGCTCGCTCAGTTTGCGAAGGACATCTCTGAAAGAATATTTGTTTCGAAACAATAAAACATGATTAAGTATAACATTTGGTACATGATTCTCTGACATggcaaaagtgatatttttcgTTGATTTTGACTTGACTATTGAACATAGCTTTCAGCTCCGATTCACTACAATGACGTCACGTGTGACTTGATGTAGCTAgccatgtatgaaaaaatttgAATCGCCTGTTCTCAAAAAGCTAGTATCGAAGTGTATTGTATTACACATGAATCGTGTTCATACTTAACACGCACAAATTATTCGATGGCAACAGGAACCGAGAAGGAGAAATGAAGGAGAaatgagaagaagagagagagagagggagagagagagaacgtgTCCGTGTGTACGCGATACTACGTACGTGCTTTGTGTGTACGTGTGAGTATGTGGAGTTCCACATGGGAGCATATTAGGCCCAATTCTTATTATATACTATGTAACTGCTATGTTAAATTGTGtgaatgatattcattttatgatgATGGTGTCTTAATACATTACGGTACAAGTCAAAACCTGATATGGGAAAAAATATCTTATAGAATTAGGCCTATCAAATTGTGATAAATGAATAACAGATAGTCAACTTAGCTTAAAggtaaataccagttgtggtaacgatctcaaaatgagtttgaaaggaatccaatataatgaccacccaagtgtttgtatgtacaaataaaaaatatgtgccaaatgactATTGAAGAGAATGTGTAATAGCTGAGAAATAAGCACGGAATCCCATCAAATGccgggtatttttccaagcaatactAATACACTCTCCGACATATGCCTTTCGTGTTAGTGATCTTCAGAATTATATGTTTTCaactaagatttcatgatttcacaaagataagtttatttcaatgtaccagctCTATGATGGTGACAactaaccttgattttaaagactttctcatgaaataattgtttgctgcaactactttcttttacctctAAATGTTGGTAAAAGAGAGTGTATTTTGCTTTGTTCGCGAAGTAGGTCGAAACATACAGATGATTTCAATTATAAAAACCAATTCATAAAACCAAGCGAAAGAcgtctgtgattttttttttggtatgaaCGCATACTAGCGATCTAGTATGATTGACTGTATTGTCATAAATGCTATAAATGTTGTCTTGAATTTTCATGTCTTTATGAAAATTGTACAAACAAGAAATTGAGACGCATTTTAAGTTTCTCCTTGATGCATTGTTTATTTCAATACGGCATGTTGCAGTCTTGGTAAGGAAGATTAGAAAAAACAGGATGATTCAAAATAAGGTTGTAAgatctatcattttttttcgcaCGTGACAGGTTGTGACGTTTCTCAATCTGCTCTACCAGTTCTTCGACTCATGCATCGAAAAATACGACGTCTACAAGGTGGAAACAATCGGTGACGCTTACATGGTGGTCAGCGGCGTCCCAATACGAAACGGTGATCGACATGCCTTGGAGATCGCCTCTCTTGCCCTCGATATGATCCAAGGGGTACAGACCTTCCGCATACCTCATCTCAAATCGGAGAGGGTGCTCTTAAGAATCGGTGCACACACGGGTAAGAGCTATCTTTAGTGCACCTTGCACCAATCTTTTCCTATTCCCGTTGTCCTCACGCTTTACGAAATAAGTTTCAATAGAACATTAAAGAATCTCATTGATTATAACACTCCTATTATTCACACTACTTAGGATATTTTGAGGATCTTCCATTTTATCCACATTTACTTCTACCTCACCAGCCCCTCTctcttccctccctccctccctccctccttccTCTCCTTTCGTTTATTTCGCTTCCTTTCCCGTCTCTGTCCATTAGCTTGTTCTTTTAATTCTATCTACCTGTACAGCtttgtttttttgtatgtttttttactCGTTTTGTTTTGTCcgttgttttatatttttatgtcttTTCCGTTATTGTACTATATATGTTATGTTTTTTATATAGTTTGTTAATACCTTGTTCTTGTATCGTTCCTTTCATCATTATGTCCTTTTTGTAACGTTTTGTTGCGTTTGTCCCTTTCGCTTTTCTTGTCATGCCTTTATCCAACCTTGTTTATCTCAGTTGGgagaatatgataaaaaaacatatttttaataggcatttatttttaatataacatGCAAGATATGATTcgtaaattatatttattttgaaattcgtTCTcatatacttatttatttaagCGAACCTTCTTAAACGAGCTTTGCTTCCAAGAAGGttcccatttcatttcattatgttgtattacaattctttttactttgtattttcttttcaaatttggaaatgaaatatattcgtTATGCTTATAAGCTTAAAATCCTATATATTTCGAAATCGCAaacatactttttaaaaatatcagcAATTCAtgcttaatcataattataacgaGTAGTATGGTGGCGCAGAAGTACGGTCGATCCCACGCATGGCACACGAATTCAGTCGTGAAGTCTCCGGTTTTTGTTGCAAACTTAGCAATGTCAGTCGCAAAATTTTCGATTTTCGTTGCCAAAATTACAAGAACAGTCCTGAAGTTCGCGCTATTCGTGCAATTTTAGTCTTGGAGTTCGTAACTTTGCaatttttatcacaaatttcACGATTTTCGTTGCAAAACTTATGTTTGCAAagtttgcaaaaaaaatcgCGAACTTCACCACTAGAAGTCGTATGTGATGGACCGTATTTCATAGCCTTCATACTATAGCGTGTTATAAGGTACTATACCGACATATTGCACGACTTTGATGATGTATCAGGTTTTCCCATCCAAATGCAACCAAAATGCAAATGTTGCAAATACCATTGACAGTTATTTTGAATATGATTTTTCCTTGTTGTTTCGtaacagtaggcctacaaaatATCAGCCCGAATTATATGATAACAGAAATTCTAAatgtacacatttttttaaattgttaaacTACAAGAgtaattgatcaatttcaaatgaaatttgtaatttcCACACAGGTCCTTGTGCTGCTGGAGTGGTAGGGTCTAAAATGCCTCGATACTGTTTATTCGGAGACACGGTTAACACAGCTTCTCGGATGGAGTCGAATAGCTATCGTGAGTAGAAAccgaattcatttatatccgaAATGATTTATCCGGACgggaaaaatggggggggggggggagaatggGACGGGATTTCTCTTATAGCTTCCTGGCCCAAAACACCTGAATTTCATTGGTCGACCCGATCGTTTCAGCCGTTTTATTTGGTGTCATCCCATGCAGGCATTTGTGGAGGAAACAGTTCTTCAATATTGTTCGCACttattatgataatagtaaCTCCCATCCTTTCTATAACCCTAGGCCTACTATCCCTTCGAAtatattgttcattattttgtccTTTATTTTGTATCCAGCAATGAAAATCCACATCAGTGACGAGTTTAAGTCAGTCCTGGATACAATCGGAGGTTTCCGGACAGAGCCAAGGGGTATCATAGAGGTCAAAGTAAGTACTTCCGGTATCGGGGACCCCGCGGTGctgaaagagttgcaatcaaacgtaTGCAACTTGATTTTAAACCAATCAGATGCGCGTATTTAAGACTTGAGTTTGATTCTGACCCagaggagcgtttcatgaaaggacttgacGGACGTTTTACCCGACAAGTCCTGTCTTATCCTACATTTCAAATTGTAAGAGTGCTTCTCGGCCGtttaaaatcaaagaaagttgtcggatctgacgTAACTTCTTCAAGGcgtggttgatttttttttcaaactcagCAACTCCATATTGGCAGCAAAGTTGGcaaaatgaatcaattttaTGACATGTAAATCTCACGGGAACTCACTTTTGCGAAATTACAAACTGTAACATTGTATCATAAGGACGTATTCTAATTAGGCGATATTAGATAGCCTACATGTCTCTATGCACAACATAAATGTACTATAGAAAGCCAAATTTGAGTACAAACAACTAAATCTAATTATGCTaaaatttaaaagttatttacaaaaataaaagacaaaatttgaaatagGGATGCAATTGTGAGGATGGTCAAAATTACGTCAGATTAGGTCATATTGCACTGCTTATACTCGATCGTCGTTTTCCAGCGTTTCGAAAGTTTGTATTGCACATGTTTAACACGCATTCTCATTGCAAAATATATtgctattttgatatttttcttcacAGGGGAAGGGTAACATGTTTACGCACTGGCTCCTTGGAAAGGACCCTCCACAAGGCAACCATACACCTTGCCCTGAGGTAACCATCGGTCACCATGATGACCCCGGGTCAAGAAACGTGTCAAAGGTCAACGGAAATGACGTCCTCAACTATGGCTTCTATCGTGACGAAGAATGCTGAATTGATCATACTCAAACGACAGCAAGGACGATACCGATAGCTTGTGCATAAGATAGAGACGATAGAGAGAAATAGACTCATACTTGTGACGAAATAGCCCAGCGTATGACGTCATGATACCGTGCCTAAATACTGAAATATGTATAGCTATCTTGCCTAGAGTGTAAAACTGTGATATGTATTTGCAGCAACGATGATCATAGATGTATATTACAGCTCTTTCCGCTTAATCATGTTTTTCAACTTTATTCCGAATTAATGTTCAATTTGTTGTGTTTTCCAGATTGTTATTTTTTCAGATGTTAGTGCCTGGTTTATTGAGTGCTGGTATCAATTTTATGAACTGAAGTGTCTACTGTTTTATCATAGAGTTGTGGGTAATTATACAGTTCATATTTGTAGTAATGCATGTGTACCTGCTTTGATTATAACAAGCTGAAacgtattttctttttaatcattgcattgtttgctttgttattttgtttgctttgttATATTTGACATTCTCGGTTTACCCATAATTTTGTACAGAATTAGACTGGTAATGGCCGAATTGAAACTGGACTACGGGAAACGGACCATTACCCAGTTGCTGCCTGATGCATTATGTATGTTCAGGCGGAAgctaatcatgataatggcatATTGCTACATAAtaatgttgatattattttttatttttgtttaccaGTATAATGAATTGCCATATTATTACGGAACTTACGAAACGCAACATGATGAGAATTAAGGATTAGAAAATGGTACGACAAGGCATGATATTGGATTCCGTCAGGTTGATAGTGTGGAGACGAGaagacaaaaatacataaagtGAAACAGAACCGAAATATAGGGCTGTTAAGAAATAAAGAGGTTTGctcaaaaatgcattttttaacTGTTTCATTGTGTGCCGGATTAACAGTAACGTTTAATCGATAACCATTGGTTGTGATTCACGACCcagatcatcatgatcatcattatcataggCCTATGCTCGAGTCATACAATAACCACAATGTACAGCGGGTGGCACACGGAATATGACCCTACACATCTGACCCAACCCAATTTTGACTGgatgtcataaaaaaatatgataatgcaacaatacaaaaatctatCATCAGATTTTTGGCTAATTATAAGGTATTTGAATGTCACTGAGTTGAAAGTCTCATTCATTGTCTTTGGCGTAAATCGCGACCCAACGGCATgacaaatacaatttttaatggTTTGATAACATCAATGcataataaaatgtataacgAGCTTTAGTACAGGCATGTAGTAGGGTCCATGGTACAGGAGATGTTACTTCAATTTGTTGTTGCCATCATGATGTACAATTCATCCAGCACCCGACATTTTCTcaaggggagaggggggggggtgtattttAATGTCCAATTGATGcagtatt encodes the following:
- the LOC129275963 gene encoding atrial natriuretic peptide receptor 1-like; this encodes MKKEEEKKKKQTKKKKKEKKKRRIKRKKRRRYWNIKVVTFLNLLYQFFDSCIEKYDVYKVETIGDAYMVVSGVPIRNGDRHALEIASLALDMIQGVQTFRIPHLKSERVLLRIGAHTGPCAAGVVGSKMPRYCLFGDTVNTASRMESNSYPMKIHISDEFKSVLDTIGGFRTEPRGIIEVKGKGNMFTHWLLGKDPPQGNHTPCPEVTIGHHDDPGSRNVSKVNGNDVLNYGFYRDEEC